The genomic segment AAAAAGCCGGCAACAAAGGGCAGCAAGAAAAAGAAGCAGCTGCTGAAGTTCACCTTGGACTGCACACACCCTGTAGAAGATGGCATCATGGATGCTGCTAACTTTGTAAGTGTAGCTTTGGGGAGGGTGGATGTTGCTGCTTCTTGCTGATAGAAGCCAACTCCCAAAATGTATAGAAAAgactctattaggctatgtgcttaCGGGactatatatccgcaggtttcccgcagccgcTCCCCGGAATCGCAGATATAcattgctgtgggattccagcgaaatatctgcggtaaacctgcggacatccgtgcgacttacctgcggaagtcccggcctctatctccatagtggagaggcgggatttctgcatgaataattgacatggttatgtgcggctgcgggacatccgcagcatattccgcagcatggacacagcaatccccatgtcccataggataacatggggagtgtctgtacatgctgaaacctgcggatttatctagaaaatccagataaatccgcaggttttccacggcaaattccgcaggtacagagtcccgtgggcacatagccttaaagagatgGCAGTAAGATGTAGACAATGTAAGGAGTTGGAGCAGCACATTTAGTGGCTGCTCCTGAGTATTGTACCTGATCGCAGTACCCAGGAGCTTCAACTAAGCAATGTATGGAGCACACACACCGTTCAGGCTTTGTTCACCCCCGACTGATGGGTTAGATCGTGCACTTTGTTATCCctacaaaaaacttttatttggtttttttttttgggcggtgaacatccacaaattttggggctaaagcaatatttttgtggggaaaaagtaacattttcttaTTTTccgtccatattgctttagtttctgtgaagtacctaaagggttaataatcgttTTGAGTGTGGTTTTCAGCACTTTGACGGGTGCAGTTTTAGTATacgctgtgggctccacaaagatggcggcggtCTCCTCCCAGAGCTGTAAGCTGGACTGCCCAGGGGACGTGCCCAGATCACAACAGGGAGCAGCCACAGTGCAGAAGATAGGGTCGGATGCCAACTATTGCCTACTATGCACAGGGAGCTGCCGTATTtgcggtgagtaactgtcgttacacactgcatatccaagatggcagcccccagtgtttcagtaaaactagaattaaagggaacctgtcatcagttttatCCCTATTAAagcaaaagtatcaccttctgccactcctgggctgcattctaggaaggtggaccttgttgctggcccccccttgcagacccctaaaagaacgttataaaatcttaccgtttcctatgcaaatgagtttggttgaccagatgggcgggctctaattcagctcatgtcccccctcctgccgccgttcgccgtcccccagtcatgatttacatggatgatgccGTCCCTGTGATCAtccacgctgctggagtctcgTGTAGGCGCATTTCGCTTTGCCCGtatcgcggggctgagcataaaagtttccctcgcgcgagcactggtgatgtagttgcgcaggtgCAAGATTATGGGTGGAACTGTGCATGActtcaccagcgtcatcctcataCGGGTGGAACTGTGCATGActtcaccagcgtcatcctcatacccgcccataatctcccacctgcgcaactacatcaccggcggAAAGTTTTATGCTCAGCCCCACGATGGCAgcacagcgaaatgcgcctgcgcgagactccagcagcatggggcggcatcatccatgtaaatcatgactgggggagggcgaacagcggcaggagtcgGGGACAGTAGCCGAATTGGAGCCTGCCCATCTGGTCAACCAAACTCagttgcataggaaacggtaagattttataaagttcttttaggggtcttcaaggggggggccagcaacaaggtgcaccttcctagaatacagcccaggagctgcagaaggtgatacttttggtttaatagggaaaaaactggtgaccggttaccATTTAAAGTACAAAATAAAATCATTGTTTTGTattaaaataattgattccataatcagtaATTATTCAAAATTACAATCGCGGCACCTTCACTTTTAAAGCACCTCTTCAGCgccaaaattaaaaaacaaaacactagagtggtgctttataACCTATGTAAAATAACCATGTAATGATATTTAAGGATTTACTGAGCCATTAGGCCTTCATAGGAGAAGCTTGCTCTGAGCTCCTAACAAGCCTGGGCTCCGGTGGCCTCGTGTCGTCCGTGCTTTTATATGGACAGTGGCTCATCTGCATGGCTGCTGCCTTATAACATGTCATTTGAGTGTAGCTTTTTGTAATGCAGTTTTGTAGTATCCAGAGGGCGCATTTCTACTTTACACACTAAATGGGGAGGGcatgctctggggggggggggatggagtaCTGGTCTCTACCAGGGGATGTTTGTGATATTCTCTTGATAGGACGGTGAACAAACAAAAACACTTCAGCAGTGATCCTCCTTTCACCAAGATCCCAATTCTGAAGCTTTACAATACATTACAGGAGCAGTTTTTGCACGACCGCATCAAAGTGAACGGGAAGGTGGGTAACCTGGGCGGCGGTGTGGTCTCCATCGAGAGAAGCAAGAGCAAGATCACAGTCACTTCAGAAGTACCATTTTCCAAGAGGTGAGTGATGCGAGGAGCAGTTCTTGATTTTCATTCTCCTGGGGGTTCTTTATAGCTTCCTTTTCAGCTGGCTGTGTGATTTTTAGCTCAGCTGTGTCCACTTAAAggagcacttaaagggaatctgtcacaaggtttttgccgtGTAAGCTGAGAGCAGCAATATGTAGGTGCAGTGACCCTGATTCCAGGatgtcactaaggctgctttcacacatccggcttgagctctgcggctcaatccggctgtgcaagctatgcaacggatgcggtgaacacaccgcatcctttgcataagtttttcctttgcggccagtccggtttttgccgcttgcggcatgctactgagcatgcgcagtggcaaaaaccgcatgcggcggccggatgcggttattgccgcatccggccgccataggcatgcattgaaaaatgcgccgcatcggccgaatgcggcgcgatgcgttttttttgccgcacgaaaaaacgtgccaggcaacgttccatccggccgccgcatcggctaaatctgccacatgcggcaaaaaccggacggaacgcaagccatgcggcacaatgcggcactaattaaagtctatgcaggaaaatcgcaaccagcagcaaaaaaaaaacggttgcgattttcctgcaaagtgccggagtgtgccgcattgcagaaaccggaggtgtgaaagcagccttactgggctGAGATTTGCGTTTTAATACAATCAGTGATTTATAATCAGgagattattagtgatgagcgggcactaccattctcggctgctcagtacttgtaactagtgatgagtgagcactaccatgctcaggtgctcagtacttgtaattagtgatgagcgggcactaccatgctcgggtgctcagtacttgtaactagtgatgagcgggcactaccatgctcgggtgctcagtacttgtaactagtgatgagcgggcactaccatgctcgggtgctcagtacttgtaactagtgatgagcgggcactaccatgctcgggtgctcagtacttgtaactagtgatgagcgggcactaccatgctcgggtgctcagtacttgtaactagtgatgagcgggcactaccatgctcgggtgctcagtacttgtaactagtgatgagcgggcactaccatgctcgggtgctcagtaaacgtaactagtgatgagcgggcactaccatgctcgggtgctcagtacttgtaactagtgatgagtgggcactaccatgcttgggtgctcagcacTTGTTAAGAGACATTGGACACTCTTGATGGGTGCAACTCAAGTACCAGAGTGTAATGGAAGGCAATGGGGAACTCAATaacaataataaatctttatttctatagcgccaacatattctgcagcgctttacaattcaggaggatcatatacaagcaaATGACAGTTCTCGAAAATACAGTAATTAGAGTATGGGACAAAAAGAGACAACCcttctcgtgagagcttacaatctataatgagATGGGGGCCGGGGGGGAGGCGaggtgcaagtgcttatttacaatgacaatccagccatctcaaggaaatggaggATAGATAAAGACTGCCTTAACCGGTCAGCcaggaccttgagatgcatttgggtgcggtggagttatgttctgagaagtggagggactatgtgaatttaattcggctaaggagtgtgataggccaccctaaaaagatgtgtttttagggagcgtctaaagctgagtaagttgtgattcgttttagcttcttggggtagagcgttacataggattggtgcagctcaggggaagtcttggatccgggagtgggaggttcggattagtgtggatgttagtcgaaagtcaaagATTATTCCAAGAACTCTTCCAAAAAAAAATCCTCAAGTTGCCCATTGTCTTTCATTATATTCAGATATTCAAGTCACACCCATCCGAGCTTCCAACTGCTGTTAATGAattctgagcacccaagcatggtagtgctcgctcatcactaaagattAAGGTCAAGATGCCTCTTAGTCCAACAAGTGGTGTGggcagagttaaagggaacctgtcagcagaattttcgcaattaaactaaaagattccccttctgcagatcctgggctgcgttctagaaaggttcctcttgctactgtgccccctttgagacctaaacacACActttttataaattcttacctttttgtatgctaatgtttttatggtcacgggggcgggctgtatttcgtccgttattcgcacccctgccgctttacgccgtcccccattgctcatttacatacatgaggacgccgccctcatGTAACTATGTCCTCccaaggtctcgcgcatgcccagtgacactctcgtgggactgagcactgtgcaaagcatgaacactggtgaggtgattgcgcaggcgcgagattatgggcggcgctgtgattgtcatcagcagcgtcatccaagtacccgcccataatctcgtgcccgtgcttttccctctgcctccatcgTGTCAAAACTGATGCACCCAGTAAACTACGTgatgcatcactggaatcaggttctctgtccgtAAATCATGCTGTCAGATTAGAAAGCAAAACTCAGCTGACAGATGCTCTATAACATGTAAAAATCCCTTATGGAATACCCCAACATGTCGTCTCCTGGGTTCTTTTAAATGGAATCTAACAGCTTCACACCGATTCCTGGAAAATCTCTCAATCTGTCTCCCGGCAATGTGCAGCCAAGCTTCAGTGGCGCACGGTGTATGCCCAAGGAGGCGGAACATCATGCATATAGCTTCATCTGTGCACTGTGTATGCCCAAAGAGGCGGAACATCACGCGTATAGCTTCATCTGCTCACTGCGTATGCCCAAAGAGGCGGAATATCACGCGTATAGTTTCATCTGCTCACTGCGTATGCCCAAAGAGGCGGAACATCACGCGTATAGCTTCATCTGCTCACTGCGTATGCCCAAAGAGGCGGAACATCACGCGAATAGCTTCATCTGCTCACTGCGTCTGCCCAAAGAGGCAGAACATCACGCGAATAGCTTCATCTGCTCACTGCGTATGCCCAAAGAGGCGGAACATCACGCGAATAGCTTCATCTGCTCACTGCGTATGCCCAAAGAGGCAGAACATCACGCGAATAGCTTCATCTGCTCACTGCGTATGCCCAAGGAGACGGAACATCACGCGTGTGCTTGAGATCTGAAAACCGACACCACTCTTCAAACCACGTCACTCACACCTGCAGAGACAACACgataaggctatatgcccacgtagcgtattttcatgcagtgacgctgcgatctgcaccgcagcgtaactgcatgcgtcctgcgtccccagcacaatctatgaagattgtgcctaatccatgcccacgtggcatattagaatgcagcgctctaagaagtgacatgtcacttctgtcgtgtgctctgcatgcagcccccgctctgtctatgagaggggctgcactcagagctcaTGAAATCGGCTTTCAGtccgcactgtttctgcagcaatttgaagcgcatgtgtgctgttcaaatcgctgcagaaatttctgcgggGACAGAACGCAATgttggcacatagcctaacagtgaccaTTAGTCTGGGGAAAGCAACTAGCAAATCACAAGCTAGAAAATTACTTTCGGTATGTAAAGGAAGGTGATGATAAATGATTGATTTCAAGATGTTTGCTGCTACAGCTCAGTGTCTGCTGCGGTTGTGTCCAGTCTGGACTGTAAGATGATGGGATTTACCTGCAATGATACATTTAAAAgcaaaaagacagaaaaaaacatACATAGCAGAAAAAAGGCAGCCATATTTACCAACACCATGTCACAAAACTAATGCATTACAGCATGCAGCCATAAGAGGCGGCATTTGTTTTTCCACTTATGCAGGAAGCAGCCAAGCCCTTCACTTTTGGCGGGGGAAATTCTATCTCCCTGTGGGATGCACttaaaattgacggagcggacggtCCATTTATAATACTAGGCAAACCCACCACCACCTATGAATGGCAGGTTGTGTTGTTCCATCAGTCTCTTACGCCTGCTTTGCACTAGTTTTATTACCTGGTGTTGGTAAATACGGCTGCCATTCTTTTgtaatgttttttgttgtttttttttgcactgatgcattttAGAAGACAAGTACAGGAAAAAGGGCAATGCTGCTGTTTAGATGAGGATATTCCCGGGACAGATGTTTTCCTTGTGAGGATTTGAACCCAAGCGCTGCAACCACTGAGCCCAGCTTTTTTGGGGTCTCACCCTGTGTAGTGCAAGTTTTGTACAAGAATTATTTTGatcgatttatttatttattttttgtctccTGAACCCATTTTACTGCGGACAGTAATCTTACGTCCTAGCAGTCagtgttactgcctgcggtctgctgcaagcagcttgcagcgatctgcgcacatctcagctgacttttacagctgagatgtgtgcccgcCAGGCACGAGCGGAATAGTTAttcgcccgtgccttttaaccccttaattaaTTATGCTGTTATAATCGCatcagcggtaaacatttactcaccgactgataccggaagtcacgtgacgtgttcacgtgacttccggtagttgtcatggtagcacagagtcatgtgatgactcctgtagctcacatgactctcacagccgagagctgggtgagacaggttAGGAGCATATCTGCtgctcacagctgtgtagctgtgatcagcagctatggcagagcaatcagacagctgatccatatagacccctaggggacctagtaaaataaaaaaaaaaaagttataaaaaaaaccccctaaaagttcaaatcaccttcttttcgccccatttaaaattaaagggttaaaaaaaatatatacacacgttTTGTATCattgcgttcagaaacgcccgatctatcaaaatattaaatcacttaatctgatcggtaaacggcgtagcggcaaaaaaattccaaatgccaaaactccgttgtgtttttttttttgtcgccacaaattttgctctaaatgcaataactggcgaaaaaatgtagcatctgcgcaaaaatggtaccgttaaaaaccgtTATCTAGATCAGAGATTTTATAATGAACGTCTCCTGCACTGGAGGACCCGGGGTGTCCGCACATTACATGTACCAGC from the Anomaloglossus baeobatrachus isolate aAnoBae1 chromosome 11, aAnoBae1.hap1, whole genome shotgun sequence genome contains:
- the RPL22 gene encoding large ribosomal subunit protein eL22, with amino-acid sequence MAPVKKPATKGSKKKKQLLKFTLDCTHPVEDGIMDAANFEQFLHDRIKVNGKVGNLGGGVVSIERSKSKITVTSEVPFSKRYLKYLTKKYLKKNSLRDWLRVVANSKESYELRYFQINQDEEEEEDED